In a genomic window of Polycladomyces abyssicola:
- a CDS encoding GNAT family N-acetyltransferase: protein MRVRLARTGDLPAIVEMLEGAGLYAGGVDEHVHRFLVAERPNAPEKERLAGTVGMEVYGRSGLLRSFVVERKAWNPDLGISMFGAAMALAKRLQLQDLFLLSKSVHPLFLALGFQPVEWDKAPREMRESEHVRQIRADAGVLMRLDMGEYGIMKGEMDEKG, encoded by the coding sequence ATGCGCGTGCGATTGGCGCGGACAGGGGACCTCCCCGCCATCGTGGAAATGCTGGAAGGGGCAGGTTTGTATGCGGGCGGTGTGGACGAGCATGTACATCGCTTTTTGGTGGCGGAACGTCCAAATGCCCCCGAAAAAGAGCGATTGGCGGGGACGGTGGGGATGGAAGTGTATGGACGGTCCGGTTTGTTGCGCTCGTTCGTGGTCGAACGAAAAGCGTGGAATCCTGATCTGGGTATTTCCATGTTCGGGGCGGCGATGGCATTGGCCAAACGGTTGCAGTTGCAAGATTTGTTTTTACTGTCCAAGTCCGTTCATCCGCTTTTTTTGGCGTTGGGCTTTCAACCCGTCGAATGGGACAAGGCACCCCGTGAGATGCGGGAGTCTGAACATGTACGGCAGATACGCGCCGATGCGGGAGTATTGATGCGGCTGGATATGGGGGAGTATGGTATCATGAAAGGGGAAATGGACGAAAAAGGGTGA
- the spoIIR gene encoding stage II sporulation protein R has translation MPFLRTYGWILAIMVFCTWGWLWMGDKVSDGAVMSVAAQSTPSLEGEKKPEIPKQAIRLRILANSNSAQDQWLKRQVRDAVIAEIETWAKRPRNMVEARQAIRSRLPLFQSIAERTVRQHGYTYPVKVDFGLVPFPTKLYGDEVYPAGQYEALRITIGKGQGDNWWCVLFPPLCFVDMSNGDAVPQTKERRLSAMGANEALAAPAQESSEPEEKPVQVRSFLWDSLKDFFSGLWDAEQ, from the coding sequence ATGCCTTTTTTGCGGACTTATGGATGGATATTGGCGATCATGGTCTTCTGCACATGGGGTTGGTTGTGGATGGGAGACAAGGTATCTGATGGTGCGGTGATGAGTGTCGCGGCTCAGTCGACACCTTCACTGGAAGGGGAGAAGAAACCGGAAATCCCCAAACAAGCGATTCGATTGCGCATTTTGGCCAACAGCAACAGTGCACAAGATCAGTGGCTGAAGCGGCAAGTGCGCGATGCTGTGATCGCCGAGATCGAAACATGGGCAAAGCGGCCGCGAAATATGGTGGAGGCGCGTCAGGCCATTCGTTCACGCTTGCCGCTGTTTCAGTCGATCGCGGAACGAACGGTTCGTCAACACGGGTATACCTACCCGGTGAAAGTCGATTTCGGTCTGGTTCCGTTTCCGACCAAACTGTACGGTGATGAGGTATATCCCGCCGGTCAATATGAAGCGCTGCGCATCACCATCGGAAAGGGTCAGGGAGATAATTGGTGGTGTGTCCTGTTTCCGCCGTTGTGTTTCGTCGATATGAGCAATGGGGATGCCGTTCCTCAAACCAAGGAGCGGCGGCTCTCCGCGATGGGAGCGAATGAAGCGTTGGCCGCTCCTGCACAGGAATCCTCCGAACCCGAAGAAAAACCGGTACAGGTGCGTTCCTTCCTGTGGGACTCGCTGAAGGATTTTTTCTCCGGATTATGGGATGCCGAACAGTGA
- the prmC gene encoding peptide chain release factor N(5)-glutamine methyltransferase — MLTFSSVKEAYRWAAERLGERGESAWFESELLLRSALGWDRTRFFTRMDEPMPKEAADRFQTWVMRAASGEPLQYLIGEQSFFGRSFRVDPSVLIPRPETEVLVERVLAEADQIFGRQPIRVVDIGTGSGAIAVTLACERPHWEVWAIDLSPEALATAQTNAEIHGVRNRIVWRQGDLLEPLSTSGKRAQVVISNPPYIPRDVIPTLEKRVRDFEPVLALDGGVDGLEIYRRIVRQLPAVLDEPALVALEVGAGQSDAVAAMLQQLPMDVRVDVTNDLAGIPRVVCSNIKKIRHDGD, encoded by the coding sequence ATGTTGACTTTTTCAAGCGTGAAAGAGGCTTACCGATGGGCAGCGGAACGATTGGGAGAACGGGGCGAATCAGCGTGGTTCGAATCCGAATTGCTGCTGCGGAGCGCATTGGGTTGGGATCGTACCCGTTTTTTCACCCGAATGGATGAACCCATGCCGAAGGAAGCGGCTGATCGTTTCCAAACGTGGGTGATGCGCGCTGCGTCAGGGGAACCGCTGCAGTATCTGATCGGTGAGCAGTCGTTTTTTGGTCGCTCGTTTCGCGTCGACCCTTCGGTGTTAATTCCCCGCCCGGAGACGGAAGTACTGGTGGAACGGGTATTGGCGGAAGCGGATCAAATTTTTGGGCGCCAGCCCATTCGTGTGGTCGATATCGGAACGGGTAGTGGCGCCATCGCAGTCACATTGGCGTGCGAGCGTCCGCATTGGGAAGTGTGGGCCATTGATCTCTCCCCCGAAGCCCTCGCAACCGCACAAACCAATGCGGAAATCCACGGGGTCAGAAATCGGATTGTGTGGCGGCAGGGGGATTTGCTGGAACCGTTGTCCACATCGGGTAAGCGTGCCCAGGTGGTCATTTCCAATCCCCCGTATATCCCGCGCGATGTGATCCCTACACTGGAAAAACGGGTGCGTGATTTTGAACCGGTTTTAGCTTTGGACGGCGGTGTCGACGGGTTGGAGATTTATCGACGCATCGTCAGGCAGTTGCCGGCTGTGTTGGATGAACCGGCTTTGGTTGCATTGGAAGTGGGAGCGGGCCAAAGTGACGCGGTTGCCGCGATGCTTCAACAATTACCAATGGATGTGCGGGTGGATGTGACGAACGACCTGGCGGGGATTCCGCGGGTAGTCTGCTCGAACATCAAAAAAATCCGGCATGACGGCGATTAA
- the prfA gene encoding peptide chain release factor 1, whose protein sequence is MLDRLESIRERYEELSQLLCDPRVINNPELLRKYSKEQADLEEKYQAYNEYKRVTEQLSDARAMLQEKLDDEMYELVKAEIDELSDRKEQLEERLRILLLPKDPNDEKNVIVEIRGAAGGEEAALFAADLFRMYTRYAERQGWKTEVLDANPTGLGGFKEVIFSVQGHGAYSRLKYESGAHRVQRVPETESGGRIHTSTATVAVLPEAEEVEVEIHEKDIRIDTFCSSGPGGQSVNTTKSAVRITHLPTGIVVSCQDEKSQIKNREKAMRVLRARLLDKMQQEEHAKLADARKSQVGTGDRSERIRTYNFPQSRVTDHRIGLTLHKLDQVLDGELDEIIDALTLHEQAELLKKAE, encoded by the coding sequence GTGTTGGACCGATTGGAATCCATCCGGGAGCGTTACGAAGAGCTGAGCCAATTGCTCTGCGATCCCCGGGTGATCAATAATCCTGAGTTGTTGCGCAAATACTCCAAGGAGCAAGCCGACTTGGAAGAAAAATATCAAGCTTATAACGAATACAAGCGGGTGACCGAACAACTGAGCGATGCCCGGGCCATGTTGCAGGAAAAATTGGACGACGAGATGTACGAATTGGTCAAGGCGGAAATTGACGAACTCAGCGACCGCAAGGAACAGCTGGAAGAGCGCTTGCGCATCCTGCTGTTGCCCAAGGACCCCAACGATGAGAAAAACGTGATCGTCGAAATCCGCGGAGCGGCCGGTGGCGAGGAGGCGGCCTTGTTTGCAGCCGATCTGTTTCGGATGTACACCCGGTACGCCGAACGCCAAGGGTGGAAGACCGAAGTGCTGGATGCGAACCCTACCGGATTGGGCGGGTTTAAGGAGGTCATCTTTTCCGTCCAGGGACATGGTGCATACAGCCGGCTTAAGTATGAAAGCGGTGCGCATCGGGTTCAGCGGGTACCGGAGACGGAGTCGGGCGGTCGCATCCACACGTCGACAGCGACAGTGGCGGTATTGCCCGAGGCGGAAGAAGTGGAAGTGGAAATTCACGAAAAAGATATCCGCATCGACACCTTCTGCTCCAGTGGGCCGGGCGGACAAAGTGTGAACACGACCAAATCGGCGGTGCGTATCACCCATTTGCCGACCGGTATTGTCGTCTCGTGTCAAGACGAGAAGTCTCAGATCAAAAACCGGGAAAAGGCGATGCGCGTGTTGCGGGCCCGTTTGCTGGACAAAATGCAGCAAGAGGAGCATGCCAAACTGGCGGATGCCCGGAAGAGCCAAGTGGGTACGGGCGATCGGAGCGAACGGATCCGGACGTACAATTTCCCGCAGAGTCGTGTGACTGACCATCGGATCGGTCTGACACTGCACAAATTGGATCAGGTGCTGGACGGCGAGTTGGACGAGATCATCGATGCGTTGACACTGCATGAACAGGCGGAGCTGTTGAAAAAGGCGGAATAA
- a CDS encoding CPBP family intramembrane glutamic endopeptidase — MQRKGETVEIVVLLLLFLPLFIIMWFANRADRFRLSDTNDTGTVWAVFCYLSLVMLHLLVLGMVSLLSLLTSLAASTPIPAGMPGPQIDAAMLEGLNQAKVVVMVTTLAGLIVLLPFVRRLIALLIPIDSSSRVHAAALSLSALIFAYLMATVAIGLDNIAKWNEAAPRSTAGTVSSIWAQDILLTLLALVGVGWLARRRFGDALQRLGIVKPSFRQLGLGVGIGLAMVVVAQVVEQLLYAAGIPLDPHVEKVTEQVIGPLFSSVPGILTLGMAAALGEESLFRGALQPRFGIFFTSVLFSFIHSNYGLSISTLIVFLLGLVLGWIRRRHNTVTSMAVHATYNITLGVLTQFMR, encoded by the coding sequence ATGCAAAGAAAGGGTGAAACAGTGGAAATCGTCGTTCTCTTGCTGCTATTCCTTCCCCTTTTCATCATCATGTGGTTTGCCAACCGGGCAGACCGGTTCCGTTTGTCCGATACGAACGACACAGGAACGGTGTGGGCCGTTTTCTGTTATCTGTCGCTTGTGATGCTGCATTTGCTGGTTTTGGGGATGGTGAGCCTGCTGAGCTTATTGACCTCCCTCGCCGCTTCCACTCCGATTCCTGCCGGCATGCCGGGCCCCCAAATCGATGCAGCCATGTTGGAAGGGTTGAACCAAGCAAAAGTGGTTGTGATGGTGACGACACTGGCCGGTCTTATCGTATTGCTGCCGTTCGTCCGCCGTCTGATTGCCCTCCTCATTCCCATCGATTCGTCCAGTCGGGTTCATGCGGCGGCCTTGTCGTTGTCGGCACTGATTTTCGCCTATTTAATGGCAACGGTGGCAATCGGTCTGGACAACATTGCCAAGTGGAATGAAGCAGCGCCCCGCTCAACCGCCGGTACCGTCTCTTCCATCTGGGCACAGGATATCCTGTTGACCTTGCTCGCTTTGGTCGGTGTTGGCTGGCTGGCACGTCGCCGATTTGGTGATGCTTTGCAACGTCTCGGCATTGTCAAGCCCAGTTTTCGCCAATTGGGATTGGGAGTGGGTATTGGATTGGCGATGGTGGTCGTCGCCCAAGTCGTGGAACAATTACTGTATGCAGCCGGCATCCCTCTCGATCCGCACGTGGAAAAAGTAACCGAGCAAGTGATCGGCCCGTTATTCTCTTCTGTTCCAGGCATCCTTACTCTGGGTATGGCTGCCGCATTGGGGGAAGAAAGCCTCTTCCGCGGCGCCTTGCAACCACGATTCGGGATTTTTTTCACTTCCGTTCTGTTCTCGTTTATCCACAGTAATTATGGTCTGTCCATCTCTACGCTGATCGTGTTCCTTCTCGGTCTGGTGTTGGGTTGGATTCGCCGTCGGCACAACACCGTCACGTCGATGGCTGTACATGCGACGTACAATATCACGCTGGGTGTATTGACACAATTTATGCGTTGA
- a CDS encoding thymidine kinase, producing the protein MEHHVRHREGWIEVICGGMFSGKSEELIRRVRRARIAKQKVAVFKPAIDDRYHPEAVTSHNGVHTAAVPVRSAKAIMEQVTDEVNVVAIDEVQFFDDEIVDVCQQLADRGVRVICAGLDQDFRGRPFGPTPTLLALAEYVTKLHAICVKCGGPAGRTQRLVNGKPASSEEPVIQVGAEEQYEARCRHCHEVVEAERTVTHS; encoded by the coding sequence ATGGAACACCATGTTCGGCACCGGGAAGGGTGGATCGAAGTCATCTGTGGGGGCATGTTCTCGGGCAAGAGTGAGGAATTGATCCGACGCGTGCGAAGAGCACGCATTGCCAAACAAAAAGTGGCCGTGTTTAAACCGGCGATCGATGATCGTTATCACCCGGAGGCGGTCACTTCGCACAACGGCGTACATACTGCGGCGGTTCCGGTCCGGAGCGCCAAGGCAATTATGGAACAAGTGACGGATGAGGTTAATGTGGTGGCCATCGATGAAGTACAATTTTTCGATGATGAAATTGTGGATGTCTGCCAGCAGTTGGCCGATCGCGGGGTGCGTGTGATTTGCGCCGGATTGGACCAAGATTTCCGCGGACGGCCGTTTGGCCCCACTCCTACCTTGTTGGCCTTGGCTGAGTATGTGACCAAATTGCATGCGATCTGTGTCAAGTGCGGCGGGCCGGCGGGGCGGACCCAGCGTTTGGTCAACGGAAAGCCCGCTTCTTCGGAAGAGCCGGTCATTCAAGTCGGCGCCGAGGAGCAGTATGAGGCGCGCTGTCGCCATTGTCACGAAGTGGTGGAAGCAGAACGCACGGTGACACATTCCTGA
- the rpmE gene encoding 50S ribosomal protein L31, giving the protein MKMAIHPEYKLTTVTCSCGNTFETGSTKENLRVDICSECHPFFTGKQKMVNTGGRVDRFKKKYNLN; this is encoded by the coding sequence ATGAAAATGGCGATTCATCCCGAATATAAATTGACGACTGTTACCTGTTCGTGTGGAAATACCTTTGAAACGGGTTCGACCAAGGAAAACCTCCGTGTGGACATTTGCTCGGAATGTCATCCTTTCTTCACGGGGAAACAAAAAATGGTCAACACGGGCGGACGTGTGGACCGCTTCAAAAAGAAATACAACCTCAACTGA
- a CDS encoding M23 family metallopeptidase, with protein sequence MQGKTAWLASSLSIATAGWMMGDTQTAHAAMDLQPKTPQWAKEHVAQQALFQYLSPIVTIAQGNLAAQEELQPLLYEVKDRDTLYNISKQYGLPFERVALFNRLPDANRLNVGQKLKLPLSKKWIRVQEGQTLKKLAEQFKTTPDVIAKLNPHVDLSVEVYVGQVLAMPIQLKVPSPPVERTSVRVPVKSKSGVQLAKRSIAAQGVISFRWPVVGQITSRFGWRNGRMHTGIDIWNEQRERCVIHSAWGGIVTRAGYANGYGNLVTIDHGNGWVTYYAHLSRITVAKGQFLETGSPLGYMGQTGHATGVHLHFEVRRGDKPIDPLSVLP encoded by the coding sequence ATGCAGGGTAAAACCGCATGGTTGGCTTCCTCCTTGTCAATCGCAACAGCCGGATGGATGATGGGTGATACGCAAACCGCCCACGCGGCGATGGATCTTCAGCCTAAAACGCCGCAATGGGCCAAGGAACATGTGGCACAGCAGGCGCTGTTTCAGTATTTGAGTCCCATTGTAACGATTGCGCAGGGGAATCTTGCCGCCCAAGAGGAACTGCAGCCGCTTTTATATGAAGTGAAAGACAGGGATACGCTTTACAACATCAGCAAACAATACGGCTTACCGTTTGAGCGCGTTGCACTTTTCAATCGACTTCCGGACGCCAATCGATTAAATGTGGGGCAGAAGCTGAAACTGCCGCTGTCCAAAAAGTGGATACGCGTACAGGAAGGACAAACGTTAAAGAAGTTGGCCGAACAATTCAAAACCACCCCGGACGTGATCGCGAAATTGAATCCCCATGTCGACCTGTCGGTAGAAGTGTATGTGGGTCAGGTGCTCGCCATGCCCATCCAATTGAAGGTGCCGTCACCTCCTGTCGAGCGAACATCGGTGAGAGTGCCGGTCAAGTCGAAATCAGGCGTGCAGTTGGCCAAACGTTCGATAGCGGCACAGGGAGTCATCTCGTTTCGTTGGCCTGTCGTCGGCCAAATCACCAGCCGTTTCGGTTGGCGGAACGGACGGATGCACACCGGCATCGATATTTGGAATGAACAGCGTGAACGTTGTGTCATCCACTCGGCGTGGGGTGGGATCGTGACACGAGCGGGCTATGCGAACGGGTACGGCAATCTGGTGACGATCGATCATGGGAACGGTTGGGTGACGTATTATGCGCACCTGAGTCGGATTACGGTTGCAAAAGGTCAATTTTTGGAAACCGGTTCTCCCTTGGGATATATGGGACAAACCGGTCACGCTACAGGCGTTCATCTTCATTTTGAAGTGCGTCGAGGCGACAAGCCGATCGATCCATTAAGTGTTCTTCCATAA
- the rho gene encoding transcription termination factor Rho — translation MSLSDLENRRLTDLYKLAKEYQIPYYSQMKKKELIFAILKAQAERDGLMFMEGVLDILPEGYGFLRPINYLPSSEDIYISASQIRRFDLRPGDLVSGKVRPPKENERYFGLLHVEAVNGMDPEQAAERLHFPALTPLYPQRRLLLETSPDKLSTRIMDLIAPVGLGQRGLIVAQPKAGKTMLLKEIANSISTNYPDIELFVLLIDERPEEVTDMQRSVKGEVVSSTFDELPENHIKVAELVLERAQRLVEHKKDVVILLDSITRLARAYNLVIPPSGRTLSGGIDPAAFHRPKRFFGAARNIEEGGSLTILATALIDTGSRMDDVIYEEFKGTGNLELHLDRKLAERRIFPAIDIRRSGTRREELLLSKSELEKLWMLRKTIQDTPEYIEAFLRKLASTKTNAEFLATLEPRPRRSTTAS, via the coding sequence ATGTCGCTCAGCGATCTGGAAAATCGCCGATTGACGGACTTGTACAAACTGGCGAAAGAGTATCAGATCCCGTATTACAGCCAAATGAAAAAGAAAGAGCTGATTTTTGCGATTCTCAAAGCACAGGCGGAGCGGGACGGACTGATGTTTATGGAAGGCGTGTTGGACATTCTTCCTGAGGGATACGGTTTTTTACGGCCGATCAATTATCTGCCGTCTTCCGAAGATATCTATATCTCCGCCTCGCAAATCCGTCGGTTTGATTTACGACCCGGGGATCTTGTATCCGGGAAAGTGAGGCCGCCAAAGGAAAATGAGCGGTATTTCGGTCTGTTGCACGTGGAAGCCGTCAATGGAATGGATCCGGAACAGGCGGCAGAACGGTTGCACTTCCCCGCACTCACTCCTCTGTATCCCCAACGCAGGCTCCTCTTGGAGACAAGCCCGGACAAGCTCTCTACCCGCATCATGGATTTGATTGCCCCGGTCGGATTGGGTCAGCGCGGATTGATCGTGGCACAGCCCAAGGCGGGTAAAACCATGTTGTTAAAAGAGATTGCCAACAGCATTTCAACCAACTATCCGGATATTGAGTTGTTCGTGCTGTTGATCGACGAGCGTCCGGAGGAAGTGACGGACATGCAGCGTTCCGTCAAAGGGGAAGTGGTGAGCTCCACTTTTGATGAATTGCCGGAAAACCACATCAAAGTGGCTGAACTGGTCTTGGAACGGGCTCAACGTTTGGTGGAGCACAAAAAAGACGTGGTTATTCTGTTGGACAGCATCACACGTCTGGCTCGGGCATACAATTTGGTGATTCCGCCGAGCGGACGGACATTGTCCGGCGGGATCGACCCTGCTGCTTTCCATCGGCCCAAGCGGTTCTTCGGTGCCGCCCGCAACATCGAAGAAGGCGGGAGCCTGACCATTTTGGCGACGGCATTGATCGATACCGGATCGCGGATGGACGATGTGATCTATGAAGAGTTCAAGGGAACCGGAAACCTGGAGTTGCATCTGGATCGGAAATTGGCCGAGCGGCGTATTTTCCCGGCGATCGATATCCGTCGTTCCGGTACGCGTCGCGAAGAGTTGTTACTCAGCAAATCGGAACTGGAGAAATTGTGGATGCTGCGGAAAACGATACAGGACACGCCGGAATATATAGAGGCGTTCCTCCGCAAATTGGCCAGCACGAAGACGAATGCAGAGTTTTTGGCCACGCTGGAACCGCGTCCGCGTCGTTCCACAACAGCTTCCTGA
- the glpX gene encoding class II fructose-bisphosphatase, translating to MERSLTMELVRVTEAAAIASGRWMGFGKKDEADEAATSAMRKVFDTIPMRGTVVIGEGEMDEAPMLYIGERLGLGYLPEVDVAVDPLEGTNIVAKGLWNALSVVAVANRGDLLHAPDMYMQKIAVGPAAVGKVDIDAPVEDNLKAVAQALGKDMEDLVAVILDRPRHAKLIEEVRRAGARIKLISDGDVAAAINTAFPDTGVDILFGSGGAPEGVLAAVALKCLGGEIQGRLLPENEEQLERCKKMGIEDPNKVLRLDDMVKGDDAIFAATGVTDGELLRGVRYKGTTATTHSLVMRAKTGTVRFIEAKHRLEKKPNFVVE from the coding sequence ATGGAGCGCAGTTTGACGATGGAATTGGTGCGCGTGACGGAAGCGGCGGCCATCGCCAGTGGACGTTGGATGGGATTTGGGAAAAAGGATGAAGCGGATGAAGCGGCGACGTCTGCGATGCGAAAGGTGTTCGACACGATCCCGATGCGTGGCACGGTCGTGATCGGTGAAGGCGAAATGGACGAGGCGCCGATGTTGTATATCGGGGAACGATTGGGTCTCGGTTACTTGCCGGAAGTGGATGTGGCCGTCGACCCTCTGGAAGGGACCAACATCGTCGCCAAGGGTTTGTGGAACGCGTTGTCCGTCGTAGCGGTGGCCAATCGCGGTGATTTGCTGCATGCCCCGGACATGTACATGCAAAAAATCGCCGTCGGTCCGGCGGCAGTGGGGAAAGTGGACATCGACGCGCCGGTGGAGGACAACCTGAAAGCGGTGGCTCAGGCATTGGGCAAAGACATGGAAGATTTGGTGGCCGTGATCCTGGACCGGCCGCGCCATGCCAAGCTGATCGAGGAGGTACGGCGTGCGGGGGCACGGATCAAGCTGATCTCCGACGGAGATGTGGCTGCGGCTATCAATACGGCATTCCCCGACACCGGTGTGGATATCCTGTTCGGTTCAGGGGGGGCGCCTGAAGGCGTATTGGCGGCAGTCGCGCTGAAATGCCTGGGCGGCGAGATTCAGGGACGGTTGTTGCCGGAAAATGAGGAGCAATTGGAACGGTGCAAGAAGATGGGCATCGAAGATCCGAACAAAGTATTGCGGCTCGATGATATGGTAAAGGGGGACGACGCAATTTTTGCCGCCACGGGTGTCACCGACGGAGAACTGTTGCGCGGCGTCCGCTACAAAGGCACCACCGCGACGACCCACTCGTTGGTCATGCGGGCCAAAACGGGTACGGTCCGGTTCATCGAGGCCAAACACCGATTGGAGAAAAAGCCGAACTTTGTTGTAGAATAA
- a CDS encoding UDP-N-acetylglucosamine 1-carboxyvinyltransferase — MKTLKIKGGRPLIGRVQIGGAKNSAVAVIPATVLAESGCEIENLPEIRDVDVYAEILRDLGAIVTKDGRCLSVDPSRLSPVPLPDNKVKKLRASYYLIGALLGRFGEVSIGLPGGCDLGPRPIDQHIKGFKALGATVRQSGGILHVHASELTGARIFLDVVSVGATINIMLAAVRARGLTVIENAAKEPEIVDIATFLNTMGAQIKGAGTDVIRIRGVSRLRGCRHAIIPDRIEAGTYLIAAAATRGEVSVEQVIPKHLEPLTAKLRETGVLVREDDETVWVQGGSRYRAVDVKTAPYPGFPTDLQQPLTTLLTQAEGVSVVTENIYSARFKQVPELARMGALIRVAGTTAIVEGPTPLYGTSVTATDLRAGASLVIAGLLAEGETEIAGVGYIDRGYERLEEKLRSLGAEIWRS, encoded by the coding sequence ATGAAAACCTTGAAAATCAAAGGCGGACGTCCGCTGATCGGCCGCGTGCAAATCGGCGGGGCGAAGAACAGCGCGGTGGCCGTCATACCGGCGACGGTACTTGCGGAGTCCGGTTGCGAGATCGAGAATTTGCCCGAGATTCGCGATGTAGATGTATATGCCGAAATATTGCGTGATCTCGGTGCCATTGTGACGAAGGATGGAAGGTGCTTGTCCGTCGATCCGAGTCGGTTGTCACCCGTACCGTTACCGGACAACAAGGTAAAAAAGTTGCGGGCTTCCTACTATCTGATCGGGGCTTTGCTCGGCCGATTCGGAGAAGTTTCAATCGGTCTGCCTGGCGGATGCGATCTCGGCCCGCGCCCCATTGATCAACATATCAAGGGATTTAAGGCGTTGGGAGCGACCGTGCGACAGTCGGGGGGAATTCTGCATGTCCATGCCTCGGAGTTGACGGGTGCCCGTATCTTTTTGGACGTCGTCAGTGTCGGGGCAACGATCAATATTATGTTGGCCGCTGTCCGGGCAAGGGGTCTTACGGTGATCGAAAATGCGGCCAAAGAGCCGGAAATCGTGGACATAGCTACCTTTTTGAACACCATGGGAGCACAGATTAAAGGAGCAGGAACGGACGTGATCCGCATTCGCGGTGTGTCACGTTTGAGAGGATGCCGTCACGCGATCATCCCTGATCGAATCGAAGCGGGTACATATTTGATCGCCGCTGCTGCCACGCGAGGCGAAGTGAGCGTCGAGCAGGTGATCCCCAAACATCTGGAGCCACTTACGGCCAAATTGCGGGAGACGGGCGTGCTAGTGCGGGAGGACGATGAAACCGTTTGGGTACAAGGCGGCAGCCGCTACCGGGCTGTTGACGTCAAAACAGCACCATATCCCGGTTTCCCCACCGACCTGCAACAACCTCTTACCACATTATTGACTCAAGCCGAAGGGGTCAGTGTGGTGACGGAAAACATTTATTCTGCCCGTTTCAAACAAGTGCCCGAATTGGCACGGATGGGTGCCCTGATCCGTGTCGCGGGAACGACGGCCATCGTGGAAGGTCCGACACCGTTGTACGGCACGTCCGTTACTGCCACCGACCTGCGGGCAGGCGCTTCGTTGGTGATTGCTGGACTGTTGGCAGAAGGAGAAACAGAAATTGCCGGAGTGGGATACATCGATAGAGGATATGAGCGGCTGGAGGAGAAATTAAGATCGTTGGGAGCGGAGATTTGGCGGTCGTAA
- the fsa gene encoding fructose-6-phosphate aldolase, translated as MKFFIDSANVDEIREAASWGIVSGVTTNPSLVAKEGRDFVEVLKEILQIVDGPVSAEVLSLDAEGMIREGEPLAALSDRINIKVPMTTEGLKAVHHFAKKGIPTNVTLVFSANQALMAARAGATYVSPFIGRLDDINHDGSQLIGQIAEIFDLHGIETQIIAASIRNPVHVTQAAQSGAHIATMPFKVMQQLAKHPLTDQGIERFLADWEKAKQHQKA; from the coding sequence GTGAAATTTTTCATTGACTCGGCCAATGTGGACGAAATCCGTGAAGCTGCTTCATGGGGGATCGTGTCCGGTGTGACGACCAACCCCAGTCTGGTGGCCAAGGAAGGACGCGATTTCGTCGAAGTGCTCAAAGAAATCCTGCAGATCGTCGACGGTCCTGTCAGTGCAGAAGTGCTGAGTTTGGATGCTGAGGGGATGATCCGGGAAGGAGAGCCGTTGGCCGCGTTGTCCGATCGGATTAATATTAAAGTACCGATGACGACGGAAGGACTGAAGGCAGTCCATCACTTTGCCAAAAAGGGGATTCCGACCAATGTCACGTTGGTGTTCTCGGCCAACCAAGCTCTGATGGCTGCCAGGGCGGGAGCGACATATGTCAGTCCGTTTATCGGTCGATTGGACGACATCAATCATGACGGTAGTCAACTGATCGGGCAAATCGCTGAGATTTTCGATCTTCACGGGATCGAAACCCAAATCATTGCTGCCAGTATCCGTAATCCTGTGCATGTCACGCAAGCTGCCCAAAGCGGTGCGCACATTGCCACCATGCCGTTCAAAGTGATGCAGCAGTTGGCCAAACATCCGCTCACCGATCAGGGAATCGAGCGGTTCCTGGCGGATTGGGAAAAAGCGAAGCAACATCAAAAGGCTTGA